The following coding sequences are from one Microbacterium wangchenii window:
- a CDS encoding glycoside hydrolase family 76 protein, translating into MTQRAALGMLATATLALSVGIATPAAASTADDADQAFDAFVDAFWDPAKNYFFTNSDHVIDPAHAFGPEKGLYTDFWWEAQLWETVMDAYQRTGDAEQRPMIDDVYDGFVAYHPDFENNFNDDIGWWAQGAIRAYALTKDCRYLERSKQLFEGIWAEWDSTYGGGIWWRKDPRDQKNVATNGPASITATRLYQATGDDGYLDKAEQLFDWVDTHLQVDGHVFDHLEGPGDGTLVKWDFTYNFGNYIGAATALYEATEDAMYLDKAIAAADWATTYLTNGGTVIDEGINDGAGFKTILIRHLTYLATVHDQPQYLPLLQANVTQAWDHRRAGDNLAGWNWSAPTEDGRLQSLTAAAAVSALQVVPSNGYSGPQPGTGIYDAENAVTTSIGAESSSEGFLGRGYLAGWNTDGQAVTFHVDTAAAGAHELRLRYAAAAGEATRRILVNGAEVGSNHRFPGTGSWSTWAETDLDNVDLLAGHNTIRVEYAGGSGSSQYLNLDRLLVSRQLEAETGVRSGVDVESNANGHTGDGYLAGWNGDGRGVELGAAVEKAGRYDVTLRYAAGAGEASRRVAVNGTEVVADQAFPGTGSWEAWQTVTVPNVPLASGENTISLVFDQSEGSRNWLNLDHLTLRYVHDAPAEFDAREPVSFPDGACDEAPDGATAPPAKGVLSSDNGWDTGLHDGSYTVTMNLWWGTNAGTYRLYENGQLLVERTLTPSSPDPQQVSEAISGRANGEYVYTAELVNSQGTTPTAPLTVTVRDARPGVPVLSSDNNDGDGDYTLTANLWWGTNATSYRFLEGSTVITEGALTDATPSAQTARHSVTGAVPGAHVYRVEFTNAAGATSSAPITVTVAPEQGAS; encoded by the coding sequence ATGACGCAGCGTGCGGCCCTCGGAATGCTGGCGACAGCGACTCTTGCTCTCAGCGTCGGCATCGCGACGCCGGCGGCAGCCTCGACGGCGGATGATGCCGATCAGGCGTTCGACGCGTTTGTGGACGCGTTCTGGGATCCGGCGAAGAACTACTTCTTCACCAACAGCGACCATGTGATCGACCCCGCGCACGCCTTCGGACCCGAGAAGGGGCTCTACACCGACTTCTGGTGGGAGGCGCAGCTGTGGGAAACGGTGATGGACGCCTATCAGCGCACAGGTGATGCCGAGCAGCGGCCGATGATCGACGACGTCTACGACGGCTTCGTCGCGTATCACCCCGACTTCGAGAACAACTTCAACGATGACATCGGATGGTGGGCTCAGGGTGCCATCCGTGCCTACGCACTCACCAAGGACTGCCGCTACCTTGAGCGATCGAAGCAGCTCTTCGAGGGCATCTGGGCGGAGTGGGATTCCACCTACGGCGGCGGGATCTGGTGGCGGAAAGATCCGCGCGACCAGAAGAACGTCGCCACGAACGGGCCCGCATCGATCACTGCGACGCGGCTGTATCAGGCCACCGGAGACGACGGATACCTCGACAAGGCCGAGCAGCTGTTCGACTGGGTCGACACCCACCTGCAGGTCGACGGACACGTGTTCGACCACCTCGAGGGGCCGGGCGACGGGACGCTGGTGAAATGGGACTTCACCTACAACTTCGGCAATTACATTGGTGCGGCGACTGCCCTGTACGAGGCGACGGAAGACGCGATGTACCTCGACAAGGCGATCGCCGCCGCGGACTGGGCGACCACCTACCTGACCAACGGCGGCACGGTCATCGACGAAGGCATCAACGACGGCGCTGGTTTCAAGACGATCCTCATCCGCCATCTCACCTACCTCGCGACCGTCCATGATCAGCCGCAGTATCTGCCGCTGCTGCAGGCGAACGTCACGCAGGCATGGGACCACCGCCGGGCCGGCGACAACCTGGCCGGGTGGAACTGGTCGGCGCCCACGGAGGACGGTCGCCTCCAGAGCCTCACGGCGGCGGCGGCGGTCAGCGCACTGCAGGTCGTCCCCTCGAATGGGTATTCCGGGCCGCAGCCCGGCACCGGCATCTATGACGCTGAGAACGCGGTCACGACCTCGATCGGCGCGGAAAGCTCGAGCGAGGGCTTCCTCGGCCGCGGATACCTGGCCGGATGGAACACCGACGGTCAGGCGGTGACGTTTCATGTGGACACCGCGGCCGCCGGCGCCCATGAGCTGCGGCTGCGCTACGCCGCCGCAGCGGGCGAGGCGACGCGCCGCATCCTCGTGAACGGCGCGGAAGTGGGGAGCAACCACCGTTTCCCGGGCACGGGCTCGTGGTCGACGTGGGCGGAGACCGACCTCGACAACGTCGACCTCCTCGCCGGGCACAACACCATCCGCGTCGAGTACGCCGGCGGCTCGGGCTCGAGCCAGTACCTCAACCTCGACCGGCTCCTCGTGTCGCGGCAGCTGGAGGCGGAGACCGGCGTCCGCTCGGGCGTCGATGTGGAATCGAACGCGAACGGCCACACCGGCGACGGATATCTCGCCGGATGGAACGGCGACGGCCGGGGAGTGGAGCTCGGGGCCGCCGTGGAGAAGGCGGGTCGCTATGACGTGACGCTGCGGTACGCCGCCGGCGCCGGCGAGGCGTCGCGCCGCGTGGCGGTGAACGGCACAGAGGTCGTCGCCGACCAGGCTTTCCCCGGCACCGGGTCGTGGGAGGCGTGGCAGACCGTCACCGTGCCGAACGTGCCGCTGGCGTCCGGCGAGAACACGATCTCCCTCGTGTTCGACCAGTCGGAAGGCAGTCGCAACTGGCTGAACCTCGACCACCTCACGCTGCGATACGTGCACGACGCGCCGGCGGAGTTCGACGCGCGCGAGCCCGTGTCCTTCCCCGACGGCGCGTGCGACGAGGCACCGGACGGCGCGACCGCGCCTCCCGCGAAGGGCGTGCTCAGCTCCGACAACGGGTGGGACACCGGCCTCCACGACGGCAGCTACACCGTGACGATGAACCTGTGGTGGGGGACGAACGCCGGCACCTACCGCCTCTACGAGAATGGCCAGCTTCTCGTGGAGCGGACGCTGACACCGTCGTCCCCCGACCCGCAGCAGGTGTCCGAGGCGATCAGCGGCCGCGCGAACGGCGAGTACGTCTACACCGCGGAGCTCGTGAACTCCCAGGGCACCACGCCGACCGCGCCCCTCACGGTGACCGTCCGCGACGCTCGGCCCGGAGTGCCGGTGCTGAGTTCGGACAACAACGATGGTGACGGCGACTACACGCTCACCGCGAATCTGTGGTGGGGCACGAACGCCACCTCGTACCGCTTCCTCGAGGGCAGCACCGTGATCACCGAGGGGGCTC
- a CDS encoding amino acid transporter — MTDKPTRRDLMRPLHLLGLAFLTAAFAGIVTMVTMGFFQDGPAGQAQRALVFGAIAAGIAFIAVLVIVALLLLAVDPAQVAKPVDRPVLLPGEDAASDDPEARDGRTPPAT, encoded by the coding sequence ATGACCGACAAACCCACCCGCCGCGATCTGATGCGCCCGCTGCACCTGCTGGGGCTGGCGTTCCTGACGGCGGCGTTCGCCGGCATCGTGACGATGGTCACGATGGGGTTCTTCCAGGACGGCCCCGCCGGCCAGGCCCAGCGCGCCCTGGTCTTCGGCGCCATCGCCGCGGGCATCGCGTTCATCGCGGTGCTGGTGATCGTCGCGCTGCTGCTCCTCGCCGTCGACCCCGCGCAGGTGGCCAAGCCGGTCGACCGCCCCGTGCTGCTGCCAGGCGAGGACGCCGCATCCGACGATCCCGAGGCCCGCGACGGCCGCACTCCGCCCGCGACCTGA